One genomic segment of Ricinus communis isolate WT05 ecotype wild-type chromosome 5, ASM1957865v1, whole genome shotgun sequence includes these proteins:
- the LOC125370031 gene encoding uncharacterized protein LOC125370031, translating into MNSDMESVITELRDLISQMRIIDQEEEHQVKKIEIDKNEIIYEYDTDEENEEREYPIKEEEGETSNKRKRRDFNYNIDEYMRQQGYSQKPDREWKRYNRKESAFTPKVLPSTDMLKLDCAKNKEQLILDWINRTGLTTELDGDIQKLTAIEYLRFLQYKTSGIVFEFFIEFMDNQQKNSFPIIEIARINIEQRKTDSTTLNRELLKLMTKELMQQFIGISDSTESANKILEEAKWKLNNIQLCDLCYFHEFVCQYEKYYYSLNSSDYDAYIELFINKIPYPVNVIIKEKYQAGIRENSTPKTLGGVIRIVDQYIAEQCLQQTMKKQTYSAVKCCNKYENIVPLTFGCRTERKQFKKNRQYKKFPKWKKRRFYKPWKQKYRNKYFQKKQTRKQKYCPKGKKTCKCWLCQEEGHYANNCPRKQQQSKEKVRMLELLSEYELEPIEDMNPEISEVYELLETSSEESSSDESDL; encoded by the coding sequence ATGAATTCCGATATGGAATCAGTAATTACAGAACTAAGAGATTTAATATCTCAGATGAGAATTATAgatcaagaagaagaacaccaggtaaagaaaatagaaatagataaaaatgaaattatatatgaatatgatacagatgaagaaaatgaagaaagagagtatccaataaaagaagaagaaggagaaacttctaataaaagaaaaagaagagattttaattataatatagatGAATACATGAGGCAACAAGGATATAGCCAAAAGCCAGATAGAGAATGGAAGAGATACAATAGAAAAGAATCAGCTTTTACTCCAAAAGTTCTACCATCTACAGATATGTTAAAATTAGATTGTGCAAAGAATAAAGAGCAATTAATACTAGATTGGATTAATAGGACAGGGTTAACAACAGAATTAGACGGAGATATTCAGAAGTTAACAGCAATAGAATATTTGCGTTTCTTACAGTATAAAACTTCAGGGAtagtatttgaattttttatagaatttatggATAATCAACAGAAAAACAGTTTTCCAATAATAGAGATAGCTAGAATAAATATTgaacaaagaaaaacagaTTCAACAACATTAAATAGAgaattgttaaaattaatgacAAAAGAATTAATGCAGCAATTTATAGGAATATCAGACTCAACAGAATCAGCAAATAAGATTTTAGAAGAAGCAAAATGGAAGTTAAATAACATACAGTTATGTGATTTGTGTTATTTTCATGAGTTTGtatgtcaatatgagaaatattATTACAGTCTCAACAGTTCAGATTATGATGCATACATAGAATTGTTTATCaataagattccttatccaGTGAATGTTATAATAAAGGAAAAGTATCAAGCTGGTATAAGAGAGAACTCAACTCCAAAAACCTTGGGGGGGGTTATAAGAATTGTAGATCAGTATATAGCAGAACAATGTTTACAACAGACTATGAAAAAACAGACTTATAGCGCAGTTAAATGTTGCAATAAGTATGAAAATATAGTTCCACTAACCTTTGGTTGCAGGACAGAAAGAAagcaatttaagaaaaatagacAGTATAAGAAATTTCCTAAATGGAAAAAGAGAAGGTTTTATAAACCTTGGAAGCAGAAATATAGGAATAAGTACTTTCAGAAGAAGCAGACTAGAAAACAGAAGTATTGTCCGAAAGGAAAAAAGACATGTAAGTGTTGGTTATGCCAAGAAGAAGGACATTATGCCAATAATTGTCCTAGAAAACAACAacagtcaaaagaaaaagtcagAATGTTAGAATTACTCAGTGAGTATGAGTTAGAACCCATAGAAGACATGAATCCAGAAATTTCAGAAGTCTACGAGCTTCTAGAAACATCCTCAGAAGAGTCTTCATCAGATGAATCAgatctataa